In Xiphophorus maculatus strain JP 163 A chromosome 2, X_maculatus-5.0-male, whole genome shotgun sequence, one genomic interval encodes:
- the washc1 gene encoding WASH complex subunit 1, with translation MVRMTQRHCLEGQVYSVPLVQPELRREEAVLQIADALLYLEVISTDIFRRVSESVEKNRRQLQSVSDRIRLAQARVDKIKGSKKATKVFSSAKYPAPDRLQDYSSIFTGATDPSSQTRPRRKIQNKLRPFDEKAWQEKLTYFPVCVSNKKKTEDETEEGLGSLPRNISSVSSLLLFNTTENLYKKYVFLDPLAGAVTKTHQTLETEKEEKPFDAPLSITTREQLERQTAESYFYVPDLGQVPEIDVPSYLPDLPGIADDLSYSADLGPGFAPSGPTLNIPELPSFSGESVSPGPELQNNLPPPPPPPPPPPSEPVLPPTAPVGAPPPPPPPPPPTTEIPVEATPTPSSGPVSGAPNEVVQPSDGRASLLESIRNAGGIGKAKLRNVSERKMEKKKQKEQEQAVGAASSGGDFMSDLFNKLAMRRKGISGKGPAGGESAETPAGTGGAFARMSDVIPPPPAPHSAADDEDWEA, from the exons gATGACACAGAGGCACTGCCTGGAGGGCCAGGTATACTCGGTGCCTCTCGTTCAGCCTGAGCTGAGGCGAGAGGAGGCTGTTCTTCAGATTGCAGATGCACTGCTGTACTTAGAGGTTATTTCTACAGACATCTTCAGAAg GGTCTCTGAAAGTGTAGAGAAGAACCGGCGCCAGCTGCAGAGTGTCTCTGACCGGATCAGACTAGCTCAGGCCCGTGTTGACAAGATTAAGGGCAGTAAAAAGGCCACCAAg GTTTTCTCCAGTGCCAAGTACCCTGCCCCAGATCGTCTCCAGGACTACTCCTCCATCTTTACCGGAGCCACAGATCCTTCCTCTCAAACCCGGCCTCGCCGCAAGATACAGAATAAACTTCGGCCTTTTGATGAGAAGGCCTggcag GAGAAGTTAACGTATTTCCCAGTGTGTGTGAGCAATAAGAAGAAGACTGAGGACGAGACGGAAGAGGGATTGGGCAGTCTTCCGCGAAACATCTCATCCGTCAGCTCTCTGTTGCTCTTCAACACCACAGAGAACTT atATAAAAAGTACGTGTTCCTTGACCCTCTGGCTGGAGCCgtgacaaaaacacaccaaactcTGGAGACGGAAAAGGAGGAGAAACCATTTGATGCCCCGCTGTCAATTACAACAAGAGAGCAGCTGGAGAGACAG ACAGCTGAAAGTTATTTTTACGTGCCAGACCTGGGTCAGGTGCCTGAGATAGATGTGCCGTCCTACTTGCCTGACCTTCCAGGTATTGCAGACGATCTGTCATACAGCGCAGATCTTGGACCTGGATTTGCCCCATCAGGACCCACTCTCAACATCCCAGAGCTGCCCTCCTTCTCTGGGGAGAGTGTTTCACCAG gcCCTGAGCTCCAAAATAATCTCCCACCGCCCCCACCTCCTCCCCCACCCCCTCCCTCTGAACCAGTCCTCCCTCCCACTGCTCCTGTAggagctcctcctcctccgcctcctccacctcctcctacCACAGAGATCCCCGTGGAAGCTACTCCAACGCCAAGCTCAG GCCCTGTGTCTGGCGCGCCGAATGAGGTGGTGCAGCCATCAGATGGGCGTGCCAGTCTGCTGGAGTCCATCCGCAACGCCGGGGGCATCGGCAAAGCCAAGTTACGTAATGTTAGTGAACGCAAgatggagaagaagaaacaaaaagagcaaGAGCAAG cTGTTGGAGCAGCATCTAGTGGTGGAGACTTTATGTCTGATCTCTTCAATAAACTTGCCATGCGCCGGAAAG GAATATCAGGGAAAGGCCCAGCAGGTGGAGAGTCGGCTGAAACTCCCGCTGGTACCGGAGGCGCATTCGCAAGGATGTCGGACGTCATCCCACCCCCACCCGCCCCACATTCAGCAGCGGATGATGAGGACTGGGAAGCATAA
- the ddx11 gene encoding ATP-dependent DNA helicase DDX11, with product MENGRDSFPFPYKPYDIQEQFMTALYSALDQGKVGIFESPTGTGKSLSLICGALSWLVDHEEKKRQEAAALLQEGEASLSTSAALSSSSSSASAEPDWITDFVQKKAERDLVSKLKEEELKRKKREERMEMIRNNINLKYASKRKSCEEDEAFKLLHLSKEEQTATPGDQEDEELIVAEYESDDESKSKSRFFGGEDEDDEELVEEHVTKIYYCSRTHSQLAQFVHEVQKSPFSTNISLVTLGSRQNLCVNEEVRRLGSIQHINDRCMEMQKNKHEKQHYEEGAKRKRGQPKSVCPFNKALALQQMRDEVLGTVQDIEQLLKLGKETKACPYYSTRLAVPPAQLVVLPYQMVLHEATRRAAGVQLKGQVVIIDEAHNLSDTLSCIHSTELSGAQLCRAQSQLTQYADRYKNRLKAKNLMYIKQILFVIEGLIRVLGGKVGQNPQSQTTQAGTDMYTINNFLFKAQIDNINLFKLQRYFEKSMISRKLGGFVEKYAGSGVTLHTHSSSNKENRRTGGLNRYLQALNSNPSAAPVPSADQQGASEADKVLSASPMMQVEGFFLALTNSNTDGRVVLQKQGTLSESSVKFLLLNPAVHFAQVLKECRAVIIAGGTMQPVSDFKQELLFSAGVKEERITEFSCGHVIPPENILPLVLCAGPSGQELDFTFQNRDSPQMMDEMGRILSNICNVVPGGVVCFFPSYEYSRRIVSHWEASGALTRLGNKKKIFQEPKKANQVEQVLNEFSRCIQRSAVDSSGGVTGAILFSVVGGKMSEGINFSDDLGRCVVMVGMPYPNIKSPELQEKMSYLDKHLPHSHGKNPGQALVENLCMKAVNQSIGRAIRHRGDYSSIVLCDRRYARPATLSKLPAWIKNRTNTYSSFGPAFAALRKFFLEKRQKQE from the exons ATGGAAAATGGAAGGGACTCATTTCCCTTTCCCTATAAGCCCTACGACATCCAGGAGCAGTTCATGACAGCGCTCTACAGTGCCCTGGACCAAGGCAAAGTGGGCATCTTTGAGAGTCCAACTGGAACAGGCAAGTCTCTAAGTCTCATATGTGGAGCCCTGAGCTGGTTGGTAGACcatgaggagaagaagagacaggAGGCCGCTGCTCTGCTGCAGGAAGGAGAAGCGTCTCTCTCCACCTCTGCTGCTCTGTcatccagcagcagctctgcgTCAGCAGAGCCCGACTGGATCACCGACTTTGTCCAGAAGAAGGCTGAACGTGACCTGGTGTCAAAGTTAAAG gaggaggagctgaagaggaagaagagagaagagcGAATGGAGATGATCAGAAATAATATTAATCTAAAGTATGCAAGTAAAAGAAAG AGCTGCGAAGAGGATGAGGCATTCAAGCTGCTTCATCTCAGTAAGGAGGAACAAACTGCGACGCCAGGAGATCAGGAGGACGAGGAGCTTATCGTTGCAGAGTATGAGAGTGATGATGAATCCAAGAGTAAGAGCAG ATTCTTTGGAGGTGAAGATGAGGACGATGAGGAGTTGGTTGAAGAGCATGTAACTAAG ATTTACTACTGCAGTCGCACTCACTCCCAGCTGGCCCAGTTTGTCCATGAGGTTCAGAAGAGCCCCTTCAGTACGAACATAAGTCTGGTCACGCTGGGTTCTCGGCAG AATCTCTGTGTTAATGAGGAGGTCCGGCGGCTGGGCAGCATCCAGCACATAAATGACCGCTGCAtggaaatgcagaaaaacaaacacg aGAAGCAGCACTACGAAGAAGGTGCAAAACGTAAGAGAGGTCAGCCGAAGAGTGTGTGTCCTTTCAACAAAGCTCTGGCTCTGCAGCAGATGAGGGATGAAGTTCTGGGGACGGTGCAGGACATAgagcagctgctgaagctggGCAAGGAAACAAAAGCATGTCCCTATTATTCCACACGTCTTGCTGTCCCACCTGCACAG ctgGTCGTTTTGCCCTATCAGATGGTTCTTCATGAGGCTACAAGAAGGGCAGCAGGTGTCCAGCTAAAGGGACAG gtggTGATCATAGATGAAGCGCACAACCTTAGTGACACTCTCTCCTGTATACACAGCACAGAGCTCAGCGGAGCGCAG CTTTGCCGCGCCCAGTCCCAGCTCACACAGTACGCCGACCGCTACAA GAACAGACTGAAGGCGAAGAACTTGATGTACATCAAACAGATTCTGTTTGTGATAGAGGGACTCATCCGTGTGCTGGGAG GTAAAGTTGGACAGAATCCACAGAGTCAGACTACACAAGCAG GGACTGATATGTATACTATTAACAATTTCCTCTTCAAAGCTCAGATTGACAACATCAACTTGTTTAAG TTACAAAGGTACTTTGAAAAGAGCATGATCAGCAGGAAG CTGGGTGGATTTGTGGAGAAGTACGCTGGCTCTGGTGTAACGCTGCACACCCACAGCAGCTCCAATAAGGAGAACCGTCGCACAGGAGGCTTAAATCGCTACCTTCAGGCCTTAAACAGCAACCCCAGTGCCGCACCAG TTCCTTCGGCAGACCAGCAGGGGGCTTCTGAAGCAGACAAAGTGCTGTCCGCATCTCCTATGATGCAGGTGGAGGGTTTCTTCCTGGCTCTCACCAACAGTAACACTGATGGCAGAGTGGTGTTACAGAAACAAG GCACTTTGTCCGAGAGCAGCGTCAAGTTCCTTCTTTTGAATCCAGCGGTCCATTTCGCCCAGGTGTTGAAGGAGTGCAGAGCAGTCATCATTGCTGGGGGAACAATGCAGCCT GTTTCAGACTTCAAACAGGAGCTACTGTTCTCTGCCGGAGTGAAGGAGGAGCGTATCACAGAGTTTTCCTGTG GCCATGTGATTCCTCCGGAAAACATTCTTCCTCTTGTCTTATGTGCCGGTCCATCTGGTCAGGAGCTGGATTTTACCTTTCAAAACAGAGACTCTCCTCAAATG ATGGACGAAATGGGACGCATTCTCTCCAACATCTGCAACGTCGTTCCGGGCGGGGTCGTGTGTTTCTTCCCCTCCTACGAATATTCCAGGAGAATCGTTTCTCACTGGGAGGCCAGCGGTGCGCTTACCCGGTTGGGGAATAAGAAAAAG ATCTTCCAGGAGCCAAAGAAGGCCAACCAGGTAGAGCAGGTGCTAAACGAGTTTTCCCGCTGTATCCAG aggAGTGCCGTGGACAGCAGCGGAGGAGTCACAGGAGCGATATTGTTCTCTGTAGTTGGTGGAAAGATGAGTGAGGGCATTAATTTCTCTGATGACCTGGGCAG GTGTGTGGTGATGGTTGGCATGCCGTACCCCAACATCAAATCTCCAGAGCTGCAGGAAAAGATGTCGTATCTTGACAAACACCTG CCTCACAGCCATGGGAAAAACCCTGGACAAGCATTGGTAGAAAACCTCTGCATGAAGGCTGTTAACCAGTCTATAG GCAGAGCCATCCGACACAGAGGCGACTATTCCTCCATTGTCCTTTGTGACAGGCGATACGCTCGGCCCGCTACGCTCTCTAAACTCCCCGCGTGGATCAAGAATCGCACCAACACATACTCCAGCTTTGGCCCTGCTTTTGCTGCGTTGCGGAAG TTCTTTCTGGAGAAAAGGCAGAAACAGGAGTAG
- the fkbp4 gene encoding peptidyl-prolyl cis-trans isomerase FKBP4, whose product MTAEEQNSEGQNTMPMEGEDITPKKDGGVLKLVKREGTGTDFPMTGDKVFVHYVGTLLDGTHFDSSRDRGEKFSFELGKGQVIKAWDIGVATMRVGELCQLICKPEYAYGSAGSPPKIPPKATLVFEVELFEFRGEDITEEEDGGIIRRIITKGEGYSKPNEGAVVEVFVQGTCDGRVFDERELKFEIGDGESFSLPSGVEKAIMAMEQGEEALFIMKPKYGFGGDGNEKYCIPGGATLQYKIKLTAFEKAKESWEMNTMEKLEQSGIVKEKGTQCFKNGKYKQASVQYKKIVAWLEHESGLSDEDEKKAKTLRLAAHLNLAMCFLKMHEPNKAFESCDKALEMDSTNEKALFRRGEALFNMNEFEKAKDDFQRVVQLYPSNKAAKSQVVLCQKRIKEQHEKDKRIYANMFQKFAERDSKKEAEKVKPESKENGEEAMEVENGEKETQ is encoded by the exons atgactgcagaggagcagaACAGCGAGGGACAAAACACCATGCCCATGGAGGGAGAAGACATCACACCAAAGAAAGATGGAGGTGTTTTAAAG CTGGTGAAACGGGAAGGCACAGGCACAGACTTCCCTATGACTGGTGATAAAGTGTTTGTCCATTATGTGGGCACTCTCTTGGACGGGACACATTTTGACTCGAGCAGGGACAGAGGAGAGAAATTTTCCTTTGAGCTGGGCAAAG GTCAAGTAATTAAGGCATGGGATATTGGCGTGGCTACAATGAGAGTGGGAGAGCTGTGTCAGCTCATCTGCAAGCCAGAGTATGCTTATGGATCCGCAGGCAGCCCACCCAAAATACCTCCCAAAGCCACTCTTGTTTTTGAG GTGGAACTGTTTGAATTTCGTGGGGAAGACATAACTGAGGAAGAAGATGGAGGAATCATTCGGCGTATCATCACTAAAGGAGAGGGTTATTCCAAGCCCAATGAAGGAGCTGTGGTGGAAG tcttTGTTCAAGGTACCTGCGATGGACGCGTTTTTGATGAAAGGGAGCTGAAATTTGAGATTGGGGATGGAGAGAGTTTTAGCTTGCCCAGCGGTGTGGAGAAAGCCATCATGGCCATGGAGCAGGGAGAAGAGGCACTCTTCATTATGAAACCTAA atACGGCTTTGGAGGTGATGGAAATGAAAAGTATTGTATTCCTGGTGGCGCAACGTTGCAATACAAGATTAAGCTAACAGCCTTTGAAAAG GCTAAGGAGTCATGGGAAATGAACACAATGGAAAAGCTGGAGCAAAGCGGTATTGTCAAGGAGAAAGGAACACAGTGTTTTAAG AATGGGAAATACAAACAGGCATCTGTGCAGTACAAAAAGATTGTTGCTTGGCTAGAGCATGAGTCTGGCTTGTCGGATGAGGATGAAAAGAAGGCAAAAACCCTGCGACTGGCTGCACATCTGAACTTAGCCATGTGCTTCCTTAAAATGCATGAGCCAAACAAAGCCTTTGAAAGTTGTGACAAG GCCCTGGAAATGGATTCTACAAACGAGAAGGCTTTGTTCCGACGGGGAGAGGCGCTGTTCAATATGAATGAATTTGAGAAGGCAAAAGATGATTTCCAGCGAGTCGTTCAGCTCTATCCTTCCAACAAAGCCGCAAAAAGTCAG GTGGTCCTGTGTCAGAAACGCATTAAGGAGCAGCACGAAAAGGACAAACGCATCTATGCTAACATGTTCCAGAAATTTGCAGAAAGGGATTCAAAG AAAGAAGCAGAGAAGGTGAAACCTGAGAGCAAGGAGAACGGCGAAGAGGCAATGGAGGTTGAAAATGGGGAAAAGGAAACTCAGTGA